AAAAAAACGCAAGCCTATTTGCTGTTGGAACGCGGTTATCGCCAAACCTTGGCGATGGAAAATCGTTTGCTGCGTGGCGGTCAACTCTGGCAGGAGAAAATCGCATTGTATGGGATGGGGATCTTACTAGGACAACCCGTGCCGCTCCTGGAGATGGGCGATTACGGCAAAGCGTTGGGAGCGGGAATACTCAGCGATTTTATGCAGGCTGGAGATTACTATACGCAATCGATAGCGGCTTATCCTACGACGGCCGCCTACTGCGAGCGGGCAATTGCTTCGTTGATTCAAGCCAATCCAGGGCAGGCGAAGCTGGATCTCGACAAGGCCATGATGCTTGATCCGAGCGATGCGAGAATTTATACGGTGCGCGCCTTATCGCGACTGCACTTTCCGATGAAGAAACAGAGCGGCTTGCTGACCGAAGAAAATCGCAAGCTGGCATTGGAAGACCTGGACAAAGCGATTGAACGGCAGCCGCAGCAGGCATGGCTCTATGCAGACCGTGCATTGCTGCACTTATATAGTACGCAAAACGAAGCGGCGCTTGACGATTGGAAAACATATCTGGCCTTGTCGCCGCAACTGCGCGGCTCGTTGACGCATTTGATCTACGCGTTGCAGCTGGAGAATAACGGTCATCCGTACCGGGCGCTCCAAGAGTACGGCAGTTATTTGCAAGCAGCGCAGGCTGGCGATTTTTTTCGCAGCGCGGTAGAAAGCCGGCAACATTCTTTACGGGAAAAAAACAGCGCGAGCGTAAAATAAAAAAGAATCCCGTGGCTGCCGATGTGAACTGAACCAGAAACAACGTACATAAAATAAAACGCCCAGAAGTAGAATAGCTTTAAATTACGCAAACTGGCATCGTTTTTCATACGGTGTCAGTTTTGTTTTTAGTTGAATGCGTTCAAAATTATAAAAATAGATATACTCATCGATAACCTCGTTAGCCTCTGCAAATGTTTTGAGATGTATTCTCGAAATGCATTCTGCTTTCAAAATACTAAAAAAGTTTTCAGCTAATGCGTTATCATAACAATTTCCTCGCCTTGACATGGACGGTGTAATACCATACTCTTTAGTTAGGTTAAAATACCCCTGTGAAGTGTATTGAAACCCTTGGTCACTATGGAGTTGCAGCTCTGTAGTGACTTTTTCCTTTTTCATGGCAGTTCGAATTGTTTCAAGAACTAAATTTACAGTTTGTTCTGTTCCTGTTTTATAAGCAATAATACTGCGATCAAACGCATCGCGTATCATTGATAAATACAGGATTCCTTGGAGTGTATGGATGTATGAAATGTCGGTAACCCATTTCTGATTCGGCGCAGTTGCTTCAAAATCACGATTGAGTAGATTTTCATATTTATGAAGTTGTTGCTGCATTCTCTTGTATTTTTTACGTCGGCGAATTTGAGATAATAAATTATATTTGCTCATTAAGCGAAGAACGGTTTTCGGATCAATAAATATATTTCTATTCTGTTGAAGCCACAAATGAACCCTTCGATATCCATACGTTCTTTTTGATATTTCTTGGCATACCGCAATTTCTGCTACGATTCGTTCATTGCGATTCGGTTGATTCATGCGATGAACAAAATCATAGTACCCACTGCGTGATACATCAAAAAAGTCACACATTGCAGAGATAGAATAGCTGTCTTGGTTTTTATAAATTGCCATGTATTTTACAGATGGCCTCACTTCCTTCCAACGATTTGAAGAAAAGAACGTAATAGTTCGTTTTCCATCTTTAAACGCTTGATTTCATTATCTCTTTTATCCTGTA
This DNA window, taken from Azotosporobacter soli, encodes the following:
- a CDS encoding IS3 family transposase, whose protein sequence is MAIYKNQDSYSISAMCDFFDVSRSGYYDFVHRMNQPNRNERIVAEIAVCQEISKRTYGYRRVHLWLQQNRNIFIDPKTVLRLMSKYNLLSQIRRRKKYKRMQQQLHKYENLLNRDFEATAPNQKWVTDISYIHTLQGILYLSMIRDAFDRSIIAYKTGTEQTVNLVLETIRTAMKKEKVTTELQLHSDQGFQYTSQGYFNLTKEYGITPSMSRRGNCYDNALAENFFSILKAECISRIHLKTFAEANEVIDEYIYFYNFERIQLKTKLTPYEKRCQFA